A section of the Microbacterium forte genome encodes:
- a CDS encoding ABC-F family ATP-binding cassette domain-containing protein: MAHLLGAEALHLEYPTRVVFDSVTLGIEEGDRIGIVGRNGDGKSSLLGMLAGLKEPSSGRVTVRGGTTIGVLDQADTLSDDLTISAAVVGDTPEYEWAGDPRIRDVIEGLLKDLPWDAEIGSLSGGQRRRVSLAKLLTGDWDVIALDEPTNHLDVEAITWLAGHLKKRWSPNSGALMVVTHDRWFLDEISTETWEVHDRIVEPFEGGYAAYILQRVERDRMSAATEAKRQNLAKKELAWLRRGAPARTAKPKFRIDAANELIADVPEIRDKISLQSLAVSRLGKDVVDLLDVGVTYPTVDGGTREVLRDVEWRIAPGERTGILGVNGAGKSTLLGLIAGTVEPTVGRVKRGSTVKVKTLTQRLDELEDVRREPVRVVISRLRTSYTMGSGSKAQELTPGQLLERLGFDSAQLSTPVKDLSGGQQRRLQLLLVLLDQPNVLILDEPTNDLDTDMLAAIEDLLDSWSGTLLVVSHDRYFLERVTDQQFAILDGHLRHLPGGVDEYLRLRQLQTSAPGKSQTAVNTEKKASSLDGAALRSAQKEVSSLERRIQKLTQQVDKAKSALAEHDQSDFAGLGDKMKAISDQQAEIEQLELRWFELTEELD, encoded by the coding sequence ATGGCACATCTTCTCGGGGCAGAAGCCCTTCATCTCGAATATCCGACGAGGGTCGTCTTCGACTCCGTGACCCTCGGCATCGAAGAAGGTGACCGCATCGGCATCGTCGGCCGCAACGGCGACGGCAAGTCGAGCCTCCTGGGGATGCTGGCAGGCCTCAAGGAGCCGAGCTCGGGCCGCGTCACGGTGCGCGGCGGAACGACCATCGGCGTCCTCGACCAGGCCGACACCCTCAGCGACGACCTCACGATCAGCGCCGCGGTCGTCGGAGACACCCCGGAATACGAGTGGGCGGGCGACCCCCGCATCCGTGACGTCATCGAGGGACTGCTGAAGGATCTGCCGTGGGATGCCGAGATCGGCTCTCTCAGCGGTGGTCAGCGTCGTCGCGTCTCGCTCGCCAAGCTGCTGACGGGCGACTGGGACGTGATCGCGCTCGATGAGCCCACCAACCATCTCGACGTCGAAGCCATCACCTGGTTGGCCGGGCACCTCAAGAAGAGGTGGAGCCCGAACTCCGGAGCGCTCATGGTCGTGACTCACGACCGATGGTTCCTCGACGAGATCTCGACCGAGACCTGGGAGGTGCACGACCGCATCGTCGAGCCCTTCGAGGGCGGGTACGCGGCATACATTCTGCAGCGCGTCGAACGCGACCGGATGTCGGCTGCCACCGAGGCCAAGCGACAGAACCTCGCGAAGAAGGAGCTCGCGTGGCTGCGCCGAGGCGCCCCTGCTCGCACCGCGAAGCCGAAGTTCCGCATCGACGCCGCCAACGAGCTCATCGCCGACGTGCCCGAGATCCGCGACAAGATCTCTCTGCAGTCGCTCGCGGTGTCGCGCCTGGGCAAGGACGTCGTCGACCTGCTCGACGTGGGAGTCACCTATCCGACCGTCGACGGCGGCACGCGAGAGGTGCTGCGTGACGTCGAATGGCGCATCGCGCCGGGGGAGCGCACCGGCATCCTCGGCGTCAACGGCGCCGGCAAGTCGACGCTGCTGGGCCTCATCGCCGGCACCGTCGAGCCGACCGTCGGCCGCGTGAAGCGCGGCTCGACCGTGAAGGTCAAGACGCTCACCCAGCGCCTCGACGAACTCGAAGATGTGCGGCGCGAGCCGGTGCGAGTCGTGATCTCGCGGCTGCGCACCTCGTACACGATGGGCTCGGGCTCGAAGGCGCAGGAGCTCACGCCCGGGCAGCTGCTCGAGCGGCTCGGCTTCGACTCCGCCCAGCTTTCTACCCCCGTGAAGGATCTCTCGGGAGGCCAGCAGCGGCGACTGCAGCTGCTGCTCGTGCTCCTCGACCAGCCCAACGTGCTGATCCTCGACGAGCCGACCAACGATCTCGACACCGACATGCTCGCGGCCATCGAGGATCTCCTGGACTCGTGGTCGGGAACCCTGCTGGTCGTCAGCCATGACCGGTATTTCCTCGAGCGCGTGACCGACCAGCAGTTCGCGATCCTCGACGGCCACCTTCGGCATCTGCCCGGCGGCGTCGACGAATACCTGCGGCTGCGTCAGCTGCAGACCTCGGCGCCCGGCAAGTCTCAGACTGCCGTCAACACCGAGAAGAAGGCCTCCAGCCTCGACGGCGCCGCCCTGCGTTCGGCGCAGAAAGAGGTCTCTTCGCTCGAGCGCCGCATCCAGAAGCTCACCCAGCAGGTCGACAAGGCGAAGTCCGCTCTCGCGGAACACGACCAGTCGGACTTCGCGGGCCTCGGCGACAAGATGAAGGCGATCAGCGATCAGCAGGCCGAGATCGAGCAGCTCGAACTCCGCTGGTTCGAGCTGACCGAGGAACTCGACTGA